A segment of the Myxococcaceae bacterium JPH2 genome:
AGCAGCGGCTCCACACGCGCTCGGGCCCGCCCACGCCGGACGACTTCGACGAGCTGCTCTGCCGGCGCAGGAAGTCGCGCTTCTTCCTGGCCCACCCGCGCGCCATCGCCGCGTTCGGCCGCGAGTGCACCCGACGGGGCATCTATCCCATCGAGGTGGAGGTGCAGGGCCGCAAGGTCATGGCGTGGCGGGGCGTTCCCATCCTGCCGTGCGACAAGCTGCCCATCACCGAGGAGCGCACCACGTCCATCCTCGTGCTGCGCACCGGCGAGGCGGATCAGGGCGTCATCGGCCTGCACCACACGGGCCTGCCGGACGAGGTGGAGCCCGGCCTCTCCGTGCGCCGGATGGACGTGAGCGAGAAGGCCATCACGTCCTACCTGGTCAGCACGTACTTCTCCGCGGCCCTCCTGGTCCCCGACGCGCTCGGGGTCCTGGAGAACGTGTCGCTGGGAAGCTGAGTTGTCCTCGGGCCGAGCGCGGTCAGTCCTCCGCGCTCGGCCGCTGCACGCGCTCCGTCAACGCGCGGCGGTCCAGCTTGCCGTTCTGCGTGCGCGGCAGCTCCGACAGCACGCGCACCTCGTCGACAATCATGTAGCGGGGCAGGCGCTCCGCGCAGTGCTTCTTGAGCTGGAGCAGGGACGGAGGTCGCGGGCTGGGGCTCACCACGCACGCGACGAGCCGCGCCTCCAGTCCGCTGCCGCGCGCGACCACGCCCACCGCCTGGACGTCCGGGTGGGTGAGGAGCGCCGCTTCAATCTCTCCGGGCTCGATGCGCCGGCCGCGCACCTTGAGCATGCTGTCGCGCCGGCCGACGTACTCGAAGGCGCCGTCCGGGAGCTCGCGGCACAGGTCTCCCGTGGCGTAGGGACGGTCTCCCTGCGGTGGGTGGCCCCAGTAGCCCCGCATCACCGTGGGCCCCTCCACCATCAGCTCGCCCAGCTCCTCGCCCTCGGCGCGCGCCAGCCACACCCGGTCGCCGCAGCTCGCGAGGCCGATGGGGACGGGCTCGGTGCGCTCGGGGGCGATGTCCTTCACCTCGTGGAACGTGCACACGTTCGTCTCGGTGGGACCGTAGAGGTTGAAGCACCGTGCTTGTGGCAGGTGCTCTCTCAGCGGGCGCAAGTGCTTGATGGGGAAGGGTTCTCCCGCGAAGAGGACCGCGCGGAAGGGCAGGTCCGCGTGCTCCAGCAAGCCGCCCTCGCGCATCATCAAGATGAGGGCCGAGGGCACCGAGTACCAGACGGTGAAGCGCTCGCTCTGGACGAACTCCACCAGCTTCCGGGGCGCGAAGGCGAGCGCCTCGGGGATGAGCGTCACCGAGGCGCCGCCGAGGAACGCCGCGTAGAGGTCCAGGACGGACAGGTCGAAGTAGAAGGGCGCGTGGTTGCTGAAGCGATCCTCGGGCGTCGTCCCGAGAAGCGCGTGGCACCACTCGATGAAGGCCAGCGCGTTGCGGTGGCTGATGCACACGCCCTTGGGCGTGCCCGTGGAGCCCGACGTGTAGAGGATGTACGCGAGCGCGTCCTCCTCGAGCCCGTGAGGTGGCACCGGCTCCGCGGAGCGGGCGGAGAGCTGTCCCCACGCGAACCCCGGCCCGGTGTCATCCACGAGGAGCAGGCGCGGGGGCGCGCGGCCCTCGACGCTCAAGTCGCCCGCGCGCGAGGCGGACGTCACCACCACCTGGATGCCGCAGTCCTCCACGATGCGCAGGGTCCGCGAGGCGGGGCTGTGCGGATCCAACGGCACATACGCCGCACCGAGCCTCGCGATGCCCTGCATGGCCGCCACCGCGCGCGCGGACTTCTCCGTCCAGAGGCCCACCCGGTCGCCCCGCTGGACGCCCAGCTCGAGGAGGGCTCGGGCCACGCGGTTGGCGAGCGCGTCGAGCTGGCCATAGGTGAGCGTCTCGTCCGGACCCTTCACCGCGACGGACGTGGGGAACCGCGCGGCCGAGCGGCGCACGATGTCGTCGAGTCTCATAGGCCCAGGTTGCTCGCGATGATGTCCCGCTGGATTTCCGACGTGCCGGAGAACAGCGTGCTGGGAATGGTGTCTCGCAGCACCCGTTCGATCCCCGTCTCGGACACGTAACCCATGCCGCCGTGGATCTGGATGGCATCCAGGCCGCACTGCACCGCCGCCTCGCTGATGGCCAGCTTCGCCAGCGACACCTCCATCGCCGCGTCCTCGCCCCGGTCCATGCGCCAGCACGCGCGGTACAGCAGCAGGCGCGAGGCCTCCAGGCGCTGCTTCATGTCCGCGAGGCGGTGCGAAATGGCTTGGTTCTTGCCGATGGCGCGCTTGAACTGCTTGCGCTCGCGCGCGAAGTCCACCGTCTGTTCGAGCACGCGCTCCATGAGCCCGACGTAGCCGCCGAACAGGCACGCGCGCTCCCACTGCATGGAGCGCTTGAAGAGGGGCGCGCCCTGACCCTCCGCGCCGAGTCGCGCCGCCTCGGGGACCTGGCAATCCTCCAGGTAGATGGGCGCGATGGGCGAGGTGGACAGGCCCATCTTCTGGAACGGCTTGCCCACGGTGAGGCCCGGCGTGCCCTTGTCCACGAGGAAGGCGCTCAGGCCCATGTACCCGTGGGATGGGGCCGTGACGGCATAGACGAGGAACACGTCCGCGACGGGGCCATTGGTGACGTAGCTCTTCGTGCCATCCAGCACGTAGCCCGAGTCCGTGCGCCGCGCGCGCGTCTGGAGCGCGAAGACATCCGAGCCCGCCTCGGGCTCGGAGATGGCATTGGCGCCCACCCATTCCCCAGAACACAGACGCGGCAGGTAGCGTGCCTTTTGTATGTCGTTACCACCTTCGAGGATGGGTAATACGCACGCGAACAAGTGCGCCCCCACGGAGAACACGAGCCCTGTATCGGTGCAGCCGCGCCCCAGGGCCTCCATCAGCCGCGCCGTCGTCAGCGCATCCAGTCCCAGTCCTCCATAGCGCTCGGGGATGGGCAGCCCCAGGAAGCCGAACGCTCCGCAGTGGCGCCACTGCTCCAGGAAGAGCCCCGGTCCCGACCGCGGATCCGTCAGCCTCGCCTTCGCGAAGGCGAGGGCACGCTCATAGAGATCCGTCTGCTCGCGCGTCCAATCGAAGTCCATGCGCATCCGACCTGTCTGTGGATTGTTGGCCAGTCAGCAATTATCTTGCAGGAGAGATATGCGGTTATTTTTCAGCGCCAAGGCCGGAAAAACAGTGAATCCTTGACGTGATAAATGATGATGCATTAGAAGTCCACACCCATGCGGTGTGAGTCAATTGCGGTGGTCGGGATGGGATTCCGACTTCCTGGGGCGGATTCTCCTCGGACTCTCTGGAACAACCTATGTGACGGGTTGGATGTGACTGGTGATATCCCGCCAGAGCGCTGGGGCGTTGGTCTGTTTCAAGCCATGAATTCAGACGCCGCGGGTCGGATCCGCGGGCGGCGCGCGGGGCTGGTGTCAGACGTGGACGCCGTGGATGCCAATGCCTTTCGGCTCTCCAAGCGTGAGCTGCGGCAGATGGACCCGCAGCATCGGATCCTCTTCGAGTGCGCGTGGCACGCCCTGGAGGACGCGGGCCTGCCGCTGGAGGGCCTGCGCGGCAGTCGGACGGGCGTCTTCGTCGGCAGCAACTTCAACGACTTCCAGCGGATGCTGGCCCGCGACTGGGCGGCGCTGGATGGCTACTCCTTGTTGGGCACCACGCCCGCCTTCGCCGCCAACCGCATCTCCTACGCGTTCGACCTGCGAGGGCCGAGCACCTGCTCGAGCGTGGGGTGCGCCTCGTCCACCGTGGCGGTGCACGAGGCCTGCCGCAGCCTGCTCCTGGGCGAGGTGGAGCTGGCGCTCGCGGGCGGGGTGGAGCTGATGCTCTCGCCCGACAGCAGCATCATGCTGTCGCAGGCCGGTGTGTTGTCTTCCACTGGACAGTGCCGGACGTTGGATGCGGGCGCGGACGGCTACGTGCGCGGCGAGGGCGCGGGGATGATCGTCCTCAAGCGCCTGTCCCAGGTGGCGCCGGGGGAGCGCGTCTACGCGGTCATCCGCGGCGGCGCGGTGAACCACAACGGCCGCAACGAGTGGTTGATGGCCCCGAGCGTGGAGGCGCAGGCTGACGTCATCCGGCAGGCCTGTGAGCGGGGCGGGGTGGCGCCCGCCAGCCTCGACTATGTGGAGCTGCACGGCTCGTCCTTCCTCAAGGGGGACGCGGCCGAGGCGCTCGCCATCGGCCAGGTGCTGGGTGGCCAGCGCGCGGCACCGTGCCGGCTGGGCGCGGTGAGCAACAACCTGGGCTACCTGGGCGCGGCGGCGGGCATCGCCCAGCTCATCAAGGTCTGCCTGTCGCTCTGGCACCGGACGCTGCCGCCCACCATCCATGTGGACGCGCCCAACCCGCTCATCCCCTTCGAGGAGCTGGGCCTGAGCATCCAGACAGGACGCGAGGCCTGGCCTGTCCCGGCGCTGGGTGAGCCGCGACGCGCGGGTGTCGTGTCCACCTCCTTGGGCGGCGCCAATGCCTTTCTCGTGCTGGAGGAGGCCCCCGCGCGCCCACCCCAGACGTCTCCCGATGCTTCCGTCGAGGCCCACCTGCTGGTGTTCTCGGCGCAGTCGCCCGAGGGGTTGATCGCGCGTGCGCGACAGCTTCGTGACTTCCTCGTGGAGACGGACGAGGCCGAGGCGCGGCTCGTGGATGTTTGTTTTACCGCGGCCCTGAAACGCCAGCACCACCGCCACCGCGTGGCGATGGTGGGGAGCAGCCGTGCGGGATTGGTGTCGCGGCTCGAGGATTTCCTACTCAATCCCGCGCAGACGCGTTGGGTGGAGCAAGGCCAACCAACCTCACTGGTTGAGGCGTCAGAGACCTTTGTTGACTCGGGATATGTTTCGCGAGAAGTCTTTCTCGTGGGTGGTGGGGCCTGCGTGAGTCTTCCAATTCATCCCTTTCAGAGACAGCGTTTGTGGCCGGAATGGCTGACGCCCGAGGAGGTGTCTCGTGCGCCCGGCTCGGTCCGCGCCCCCGTGCCCGCCGCGGCGCCCGTGCCCGAGCGCCCGGGTGCCACGGACTACCGCGCGGGCACTCCCGCGGAGCGTGAGGCCCGGCTCGCGGACTTCCTGCGCGCGCAGCTCGCGGAGGTGCTGGAGCTGGAGGTGGCGTCGCTGGACACGCGCGCGCGGACCTTCTTCGAGCTGGGGCTCAACTCCCTGGGCGTCGCGCAGCTCAAGGCGCGCATCACCGGGGCGCTGGGCATCGCGATGTCGGCGACGGTCCTCTTCGAGCACCCCCGGTTGGACGCGTTGGCGTCGCGCCTGCGCGCGCTGATGGATGACACGCCGGCGGCTGTTCCCGAGGGCTCCCACGGCGAGGAGTGGGCGCTGGTGGAGCGCATCGCGGGGCTGTCCGAGGAGCAGGCGCGCGAACTGATTGCCCGGAAGCTGGCGGAACTCACCATCGAGGTCGGATGATGAATCGCAAGGACGGCGTGGGCTCGGAGCTGACTCCCCTCCAGCAGGCCCTGCTCACCATCGAGAAGCTCCAGCGCAAGCTGGTCGCGGTCACCTCGGGGAGCGAGGACGCCATCGCCATCATCGGCATGGGGTGTCGCTTCCCGGGCGGGGCCTCGGGGACGGCGCGCTTCCGCGAGCTGCTGTGGGGCGGGCGCGAGTCGGTGGTGGAGGTCCCGGCGGAGCGCCGCTCGCTGCAGGGCATTCATGATCCGGACCCCGCGGCTCCCGGCAAGTCCACGCTGCGCCGGGCGGCCTTCGTGGACGGGGTGGAGCGCTTCGACGCGGAGTTCTTCCGCATCTCGCGGCGCGAGGCGGAGGGGATGGATCCGCAGCAGCGCTTCTTCCTGGAGGTGTGCTGGGAGGCGCTGGAGGACGCGGGGCTGCCGCCGCACGCGCTGCGAGGAACGCGAACCGGCGTGTTCGCGGGCGTCCACGCTCGGGACTACGCCCTCATCGCGGAGGGCGGGTTGGAGAAGGTCGGCGCGCACTACTCGTCCGGAGTGGATGCCAGCTACGTCCCGGGTCGCCTGTCGTATCTGCTCGGGCTCGAGGGCCCGAGCCTGGCGGTGGACACCGCGTGCTCGTCGTCGCTCGTCGCCGTGCACCTGGCGTGTCAGAGCCTGCATGCGGGGGAGTCGACGGTCGCCATCGCGGGGGGCGTGAAGCTGCTGCTGGCCCCGCACCTCAGCGTGTTCCTCACCAAGGCGGGCGCGCTGTCTCCCTCGCAGCGGTGCCGCGCCTTCGACGCCGCGGCGGACGGCATGGTGCAGGGCGAGGGCTGCGGGGTCGTCATCCTCAAGCGCCTCCGGGACGCCGTGCGCGATGGGGACCGAGTGCTCGCCACGCTGCGCGCGACGGCGATGAACCACGATGGCGCGAGCGGGGGCCTCACGGTCCCGAACGTCCGCGCCCAGGAGTCGCTCTATCGCCTCGCGCTCCAGCGCGCCGGCATCGAGCCCGGCCAGGTGGACTACCTGGAGGCCCACGGTACGGGCACGCGGCTGGGTGACCCCATCGAGTTGGAGGGCGTGGCGCGGGTGTACGGGGCCGGGCGCGCTCCCGAGCACCCGCTGTGGATGGGGTCGCTCAAGCCGAACATCGGACACACGGAGGCCGCGGCGGGGATCGCCGGGCTCATCAAGGCGGTGTGCATCCTCCAGTCCGGGACGATTCCTCCGTCGCTCCACTTCGAGCACCCGACGCCGGAGTTCTCCTGGGAGGGCTCGGGGCTGGCCGTCGTCCGCGAGCACACGCCGCTTGCGCCTCAGGGCCGCGCGCACCGCGTCGCCGTCAGTTCCTTTGGCATGAGCGGCATGAACGCGCACGCCATCGTCGAGTCCTATCGCGAGGCACCCTCGGCGCACCTCGATGCGGGGCCCTACCTCCTGCCCTTGTCGGCGCGGAGCGAGGCGGGGCTTCGCGAGCTGGCGGGCACGTGGCTGCGCCAGCTCACCGAGGTGCCGGACGCGAACCTTCGTGACGCGTGCTTCACCGCCGGCGCGGGGCGCTCGCATCACGAGCATCGCATGGCGCTCGTGGCGCAGACGCCCGAGGCCCTGCGGGCCCTATTGCGCAGCGCGGCCGAGGGGCGCGGCGGCGCGGGCATCCACCGAGGTTCGCTCACGGGCGCGCCACCGAAGGGCGTGACGTTCATCTTCGGCGATGACGTCGAGCAGGTGGATGGGCTCGTGCGGGAGCTGCTTGCTCGGGACCCTTCCTCGATGCGGCAGCTCGAGGGGCTGGACGCCGCGTTCCGCCGGGTGGCGGGCTGGTCGGTCTCCGAGCACCTGGCGCGCGGAAGTCGCGGGCCCCAGGCCGCGGATGTCCGAGCGCGAGGCACGGGTGTCCTGCTGGCGTGCCAGCTCGCGCTGGTCGCGTGGTGGCGCGCGTGCGGCGTCGAACCGCTGGCCGTCGCGGGGCATGGCGCGGGCGGAATCGCCGCGGCGGTCGTCGCTGGGTTGCTCACGGAAGAAGAAGCGATCCGTCTGGCGCTGCGCCTGCCGGACCCCGAGCCCCTCCTGGCTCGCACCGCGCGCTGCCACTTCTTCTCCTTCGCGGAGGAGTCGTGGCTCTCCGAAGGCGCCATGCCGCCCTCGGGCAGGTGGGTGCGCGAGGCGGTGGCCTCCGAGTCGCCGGATTGGGACCTGGTGGCCGAGCATCTGGTGGCGCGTGACTTCGCCTCCGTCTTCCTGGAGGTGGCGTGTGGTGAAGCGCTCGCGGACGCGCTGGACGCCTCCGCGCGGCGACGCGGTCGCGAGGTGCTCGTCCTCAAGGGGGATCCGCGAGACGGCGGCGAGGTGCTCCAGGGCGTGCTGACTCGGGCCGCGCGCGTGTACTGCGCGGGGCTCACCTTGCGCTTCGACTACCTGTTCCCCGAGGCGCGCAAGGTCTCGGCTCCGACGTATCCCTGGCAGCGCGAGCGTTACTGGTGGGATGGCCAGCGCGAGGCGCCGCGCGTCGTGTCGTCTCCGACTCCAGACGTGTCCGCGCGTTGGGAGGGGCTGCTCTGGGACCTGGTGTGGCGTCCTCGGGAGGTTGCTCCTGAGTCGACGAAGCGGGGCGGGCGCTGGCTCGCCGTGACGGAGAACCTGGAGGCGGCGCGTCCGCTTCGCGAGGCCTGGGGGACGGAGCACGGCGAGCTGGTGGTGGCGTGCGCCGGGCCCACCTCCGCGCGTGCGACGCCGGGCGAGCACCGGGTCGACTTCGGTCAGGGCGCTTCCTTCGCGCGAATGCTGGATGAGGTGGTGGCCTCGGGCGAGCCACTGCGTGGCGTGCTCTTCCTGGCGAGTCAGGACCCACTGGAAGAGTCCGCACCCCGGGGCGCGGCGGCGCGGCGTCAGGCCGTGGCGTTCACTTTCCTGGTCCAGGCGATGGCGCGCACCGCGCTGCCGGGCGCTCCCCGGCTGGTGCTCGTCACCCGAGGCGCACAGGAGGAGGACGGCGCGACGGGGCCGCTGTCGCTCGCGGGCGCGTCGCTCTGGGGGCTGGCCCGTGTGCTCGCGCACGAGCACTCCGAGCTGCGGTGCAAGCGGGTGGACCTGGATGCGCGACCCGGCATGGAGGCGTTGCGCGCGCTCCCCGGGGAGCTGGCGATTCCAGCGGCGAGTGACGACGACGAAGTGAAGCTTCGCGGGGGGCAGCGATTCGTCTCCGCGCTCATTCCGGGACAGCGCGCCGTGGGCGCCACGGGCGCGTTCCGTCCGCGCGCGGATCGGACCTACGTCGTCACGGGGGGCCTGGGTGGCATTGGCCTGCGGCTGGCCCAGTGGTTGGTCGCGCAGGGCGCGCGTCACGTGTCGCTGTGGGGCCGCTCAGGCGAGAGCGCGCAGGCTCGCGAGGTGCTGGCATCGCTGCGCGCGACGGGGGCTCGCGTGGAGACGCGCCGGGTGGACGTGGGCCAGCGCGACGCCGTGGCGGAGGGGCTCGACGCGCTTCGGCGCGGAGGTCCTCCGTTGGGGGGCGTCTTCCATTGCGCGGGCGTGCTCGCGGACGCGTCGTTCCTGCAACTGGAGCCCGCTGCCTTCGACACGGTGATGGGGCCCAAGGTGGATGGCGCGTGGAACCTCCACACGCTCGTCACGGACGCCACCGTGGAGCAGTTCGTCCTCTTCTCCTCGACGGCGGGGTTGGTGGGCTCGCCCGGACAGGGCAACTACGCCGCCGCCAACGCCTTCCTCGATGCCCTGGCCCGCTTCCGCCGCGCGCGGGGGCTGCCGGCGGTCAGCCTCCAGTGGGGAAGCTGGGGCGAGGTCGGCATGGCCGCCACGGACGCACGGCGCGGCGAGCGACTCGCCGAGCGAGGCATGTCGCCGATGTCCGTGGACGAGGCGCTGGGCGTGATGGCCGTCACGCTCGCGGACGCTCCGGTCAACCGCGGCATCGCGCGCTTCGACCCGAAGCGCTGGGCGCACGCCCATCCCGCCATCGCGGGCAGCGCGCTGTTCCGCGAGCTGCTGCCCACGGCGGAGCAAGGCGCCGCGACGGGGACTCCGCGCAAGCTGCGCGAGGTGCTGCTGGCGCTGGAGCCAGACGCCCGCGCCCGCGCGCTGGAGGCCCGGCTCAAGGAGATGATCGCGGAGGTCAGCCGCGTGGCCCCCGAGCGGCTGTCGTCCACCGACTCGTTCGAGGCGCTGGGGTTCGACTCCATCATGGCCCTGGAGCTGCGGGACCTGGTGCTCGCCGAGCTGGACGTGGGGCTGCCGCTCAAGAGCTTCGTGGATGAGCACTCCATCGCGCAGGTGGTGGCGGAGCTGCTGGAGCGGCTCGCGGTGGCGCGGGTGCTGACCGCGGGGGCCTCGGAGCGCACGGATACCAAGCGGGTGCTGCTATGACTCTGGACGCGCTCCTTCAGGCGCTGGCGGCGCACGGCATCACCCTGGCCGTGGAGGGTGAGCGGCTCGCGGTCGACGCGCCCTCTGGCGAGATTCCCGCCGCGCTGCGCGAGCAGCTCGTGGCGAACAAGGCGGAGCTGCTGGCCCTGCTGTCCCGCCAGGGCCGCGCGCCCGAGGCCCCACCCGAGGTGGTGGCGCGTCCCGAGGAGCGGCACGAGCCGTTCCCGATGACCGAGCTGCAGCAGGCCTACAGCGTGGGCCGTCAGTCCGAGCTGGAGCTGAACGCGTCCATGCACGCGTACAACGAGCTGGACTGCCAGGCGCTGGACGTGGCGCGGTTCGAGGAGGCGTGGAACCAGGTCGTGGCGCGCCACGAGATGCTGCGCGCGGTGGAGGTGCCCGGCTTCCAGCAGCGCATCCTCCCCAGCGTTCCTCGCTACGCGCTCCCGGTCGAGGACTTGCGCGGGCGCGGCGCCGAGGAGACCGAGGCGCGCCTCGCCGCCATCCGCGAGCGTCTGTCTCAGCAGGTGCACTCGCTGGACACGTGGCCGTTGTTCGAGCTGCGGGTCTGCCTGCTCGACGATGACCGCGCACGGCTGTTCATGAGCATCGATGGCACGTTCATCGATGGGTACAGCTTCCAGATTCTCTACCGCGAGCTGGTGCACTTCTATCAACACCCCGAGGCGGTCCTCACGCTGCCGCCCCTCGCGCTGTCGTACCGCGACTACTCGCTCGCCGTGAATGGCGCGCGCGGGGCCCGCCATGCCCGCTCGCTGGCGTACTGGCGCGAGCGGCTGGCCCGGCTCCCTCCCGCGCCCGACCTGCCGATGGAGAAGGAGCCGCGCACGCTGCGGCGCCCGCGCTTCCGTCGCTGGTTCGCGCGCGTGGAGGCGGAGGAGTGGCAGCAGCTCAAGCAGCGGGCCCGAGCGCGTCGACTGACGGAGCCGGAGCTGCTGCTGGCGGCCTACGCGGAGGTCATCGCGCACTGGAGCCGCAGCCCGCGCTTCACCCTCAACGTCCCGCACTTCAACCGCCTGTCCATCCATCCGCAGGTCAACGACATCATCGGGACCTTCGCCAGCTTCACGCTCGTGGAGGTGGACCACCGCCCGGAGCGCACGTTCACCGAGCGCGCCCACGCCATCCGAGATGAGCTGCTGCTCGCGCTGGAGCACCGCGAGGTCAGCGGCGTGGAGCTGCTGCGCGAGCTGTTCCGGGCCCAGGGCCGCATCTCCGGCGCGCTCATGCCCGTGGTGATGACGAGCTTCGCGTCCCACTCCAAGAGCCGGGACTCGCACTGGGTGGACTTCCTGGCCGAGTCCTTCGGAGGGCTCGTCGAGGCGCTGACGCAGACGCCGCAGGTGTGGATCGACCTGCAGATCGTCTACCAGCGCGGCGGTGTCTTCCTGAACTGGGACGTGGCCGAGGAGCTGTTCCCGCCCGGGATGTTGGAGGACATGTTCAATGCCTTCCGCGCGCTCCTGCACCAGCTCGCGGAGGACGACGCGGCGTGGTCGCGCAAGGACCTGGAGGTCATCCCCTGGCGGCAGCGCGAGGTGCTGGCCCGCGTCAACGACAACGCGCTCCCCTTGAGCGGGGCGCTCTTGCACACGGGGTTCTTCCGCAACGCCGCCGAGAGGCCCAACGCGCCCGCGCTGGCGACCTCCGAGGGAACGCTTACCTATGGCGAGCTGAGCCGGCGCGCCAGCCGACTCGGGCGGGAGCTGCGCGAGCGGGGCGCGACGCCCAACCGCGTCGTCGCGGTGGTGATGGAGAAGGGCTGGGAGCAGATCGTCGCGGTGCTCGGCATCCTCAGCTCGGGCGCCGCGTACCTGCCCATTGACGCGGGGCTGCCGCCGGAGCGGCGCGCGTACATGATCCGCAATGGCGGCGCCGAGCTGGTGGTGACCCAGCCTCGCTTCGCCTCGCGGGAGTGGCCCGAGGGCTTGCAGGTCCTGGCGCTCACGCCCGACGCGTTCTCCGCGCACCGCGACACGCCGCTGGCGACCCTCCAGCGTCCCGAGGACCTCGCGCACATCCTCTACACGTCGGGCTCCACGGGGCAGCCCAACGGCGCGATGCTCACGCACGCGGGGATGGTCAACGCCATCGAGTGGACCCATCGCCGCTTCGGCGTGGGACCGGATGATCGGCTCATCGCCCTGAGCGCGCTCCACCACGACTTCTCCGTCTATGACGTCTTCGGCACCTTGAGCGCGGGTGGCCTCATCGTGCTGCCGG
Coding sequences within it:
- a CDS encoding acyl-CoA dehydrogenase family protein, giving the protein MDFDWTREQTDLYERALAFAKARLTDPRSGPGLFLEQWRHCGAFGFLGLPIPERYGGLGLDALTTARLMEALGRGCTDTGLVFSVGAHLFACVLPILEGGNDIQKARYLPRLCSGEWVGANAISEPEAGSDVFALQTRARRTDSGYVLDGTKSYVTNGPVADVFLVYAVTAPSHGYMGLSAFLVDKGTPGLTVGKPFQKMGLSTSPIAPIYLEDCQVPEAARLGAEGQGAPLFKRSMQWERACLFGGYVGLMERVLEQTVDFARERKQFKRAIGKNQAISHRLADMKQRLEASRLLLYRACWRMDRGEDAAMEVSLAKLAISEAAVQCGLDAIQIHGGMGYVSETGIERVLRDTIPSTLFSGTSEIQRDIIASNLGL
- a CDS encoding SDR family NAD(P)-dependent oxidoreductase, whose product is MNRKDGVGSELTPLQQALLTIEKLQRKLVAVTSGSEDAIAIIGMGCRFPGGASGTARFRELLWGGRESVVEVPAERRSLQGIHDPDPAAPGKSTLRRAAFVDGVERFDAEFFRISRREAEGMDPQQRFFLEVCWEALEDAGLPPHALRGTRTGVFAGVHARDYALIAEGGLEKVGAHYSSGVDASYVPGRLSYLLGLEGPSLAVDTACSSSLVAVHLACQSLHAGESTVAIAGGVKLLLAPHLSVFLTKAGALSPSQRCRAFDAAADGMVQGEGCGVVILKRLRDAVRDGDRVLATLRATAMNHDGASGGLTVPNVRAQESLYRLALQRAGIEPGQVDYLEAHGTGTRLGDPIELEGVARVYGAGRAPEHPLWMGSLKPNIGHTEAAAGIAGLIKAVCILQSGTIPPSLHFEHPTPEFSWEGSGLAVVREHTPLAPQGRAHRVAVSSFGMSGMNAHAIVESYREAPSAHLDAGPYLLPLSARSEAGLRELAGTWLRQLTEVPDANLRDACFTAGAGRSHHEHRMALVAQTPEALRALLRSAAEGRGGAGIHRGSLTGAPPKGVTFIFGDDVEQVDGLVRELLARDPSSMRQLEGLDAAFRRVAGWSVSEHLARGSRGPQAADVRARGTGVLLACQLALVAWWRACGVEPLAVAGHGAGGIAAAVVAGLLTEEEAIRLALRLPDPEPLLARTARCHFFSFAEESWLSEGAMPPSGRWVREAVASESPDWDLVAEHLVARDFASVFLEVACGEALADALDASARRRGREVLVLKGDPRDGGEVLQGVLTRAARVYCAGLTLRFDYLFPEARKVSAPTYPWQRERYWWDGQREAPRVVSSPTPDVSARWEGLLWDLVWRPREVAPESTKRGGRWLAVTENLEAARPLREAWGTEHGELVVACAGPTSARATPGEHRVDFGQGASFARMLDEVVASGEPLRGVLFLASQDPLEESAPRGAAARRQAVAFTFLVQAMARTALPGAPRLVLVTRGAQEEDGATGPLSLAGASLWGLARVLAHEHSELRCKRVDLDARPGMEALRALPGELAIPAASDDDEVKLRGGQRFVSALIPGQRAVGATGAFRPRADRTYVVTGGLGGIGLRLAQWLVAQGARHVSLWGRSGESAQAREVLASLRATGARVETRRVDVGQRDAVAEGLDALRRGGPPLGGVFHCAGVLADASFLQLEPAAFDTVMGPKVDGAWNLHTLVTDATVEQFVLFSSTAGLVGSPGQGNYAAANAFLDALARFRRARGLPAVSLQWGSWGEVGMAATDARRGERLAERGMSPMSVDEALGVMAVTLADAPVNRGIARFDPKRWAHAHPAIAGSALFRELLPTAEQGAATGTPRKLREVLLALEPDARARALEARLKEMIAEVSRVAPERLSSTDSFEALGFDSIMALELRDLVLAELDVGLPLKSFVDEHSIAQVVAELLERLAVARVLTAGASERTDTKRVLL
- a CDS encoding Crp/Fnr family transcriptional regulator; the protein is QRLHTRSGPPTPDDFDELLCRRRKSRFFLAHPRAIAAFGRECTRRGIYPIEVEVQGRKVMAWRGVPILPCDKLPITEERTTSILVLRTGEADQGVIGLHHTGLPDEVEPGLSVRRMDVSEKAITSYLVSTYFSAALLVPDALGVLENVSLGS
- a CDS encoding polyketide synthase yields the protein MRCESIAVVGMGFRLPGADSPRTLWNNLCDGLDVTGDIPPERWGVGLFQAMNSDAAGRIRGRRAGLVSDVDAVDANAFRLSKRELRQMDPQHRILFECAWHALEDAGLPLEGLRGSRTGVFVGSNFNDFQRMLARDWAALDGYSLLGTTPAFAANRISYAFDLRGPSTCSSVGCASSTVAVHEACRSLLLGEVELALAGGVELMLSPDSSIMLSQAGVLSSTGQCRTLDAGADGYVRGEGAGMIVLKRLSQVAPGERVYAVIRGGAVNHNGRNEWLMAPSVEAQADVIRQACERGGVAPASLDYVELHGSSFLKGDAAEALAIGQVLGGQRAAPCRLGAVSNNLGYLGAAAGIAQLIKVCLSLWHRTLPPTIHVDAPNPLIPFEELGLSIQTGREAWPVPALGEPRRAGVVSTSLGGANAFLVLEEAPARPPQTSPDASVEAHLLVFSAQSPEGLIARARQLRDFLVETDEAEARLVDVCFTAALKRQHHRHRVAMVGSSRAGLVSRLEDFLLNPAQTRWVEQGQPTSLVEASETFVDSGYVSREVFLVGGGACVSLPIHPFQRQRLWPEWLTPEEVSRAPGSVRAPVPAAAPVPERPGATDYRAGTPAEREARLADFLRAQLAEVLELEVASLDTRARTFFELGLNSLGVAQLKARITGALGIAMSATVLFEHPRLDALASRLRALMDDTPAAVPEGSHGEEWALVERIAGLSEEQARELIARKLAELTIEVG
- a CDS encoding amino acid adenylation domain-containing protein; this encodes MRLDDIVRRSAARFPTSVAVKGPDETLTYGQLDALANRVARALLELGVQRGDRVGLWTEKSARAVAAMQGIARLGAAYVPLDPHSPASRTLRIVEDCGIQVVVTSASRAGDLSVEGRAPPRLLLVDDTGPGFAWGQLSARSAEPVPPHGLEEDALAYILYTSGSTGTPKGVCISHRNALAFIEWCHALLGTTPEDRFSNHAPFYFDLSVLDLYAAFLGGASVTLIPEALAFAPRKLVEFVQSERFTVWYSVPSALILMMREGGLLEHADLPFRAVLFAGEPFPIKHLRPLREHLPQARCFNLYGPTETNVCTFHEVKDIAPERTEPVPIGLASCGDRVWLARAEGEELGELMVEGPTVMRGYWGHPPQGDRPYATGDLCRELPDGAFEYVGRRDSMLKVRGRRIEPGEIEAALLTHPDVQAVGVVARGSGLEARLVACVVSPSPRPPSLLQLKKHCAERLPRYMIVDEVRVLSELPRTQNGKLDRRALTERVQRPSAED